A genomic region of Eucalyptus grandis isolate ANBG69807.140 chromosome 5, ASM1654582v1, whole genome shotgun sequence contains the following coding sequences:
- the LOC104444196 gene encoding pectin acetylesterase 8: MADARLRTWLCVILSIQILIKSEAFNVGITYVQNAVAKGAVCLDGSPPAYHFDKGVGAGANNWLILFEGGAWCNNVTTCLARRDTRLGSSKQMVKELSFSGILSNKQKFNPDFYNWNKIKVRYCDGASFTGDVEAVNPATNLHFRGARAFVAIVEDLMSKGMSNAQNAILAGCSAGGLTAILNCDRFRALVPARTKVKCLADAGYFINAKDVSGASHIENFYSEVVATHGSAKNLPTSCTSKMKPGLCFFPQNVVPQIQTPLFIINAAYDSWQIKNILAPGVADRHGTWRSCKLDIKKCSPNQLKIMQDFRLEFLRALSAVGTSPSRGMFIDSCYAHCQAGTQETWLRNDSPVVAKTSIAKAVGDWYYERLTFQKIDCPYPCNPTCHNRIFDANGQSED; this comes from the exons ATGGCTGATGCAAGATTGAGGACATGGTTATGTGTCATACTGAGCATACAGATCTTGATCAAGTCTGAAGCCTTCAACGTTGGGATTACGTATGTCCAAAATGCTGTTGCGAAAGGAGCTG TTTGTTTGGATGGTAGCCCTCCAGCTTACCACTTTGATAAGGGAGTTGGCGCCGGTGCTAACAATTGGCTAATTCTCTTTGAG GGAGGAGCATGGTGCAACAACGTCACCACTTGCCTTGCTCGAAGGGATACACGGTTAGGTTCATCGAAACAGATGGTCAAGGAACTTTCTTTCTCCGGTATACTCagcaataaacaaaaatttaatcCAG ACTTCTACAACTGGAACAAAATCAAGGTCAGATATTGTGATGGAGCTTCATTTACTGGGGACGTGGAAGCAGTAAACCCC GCCACCAACCTTCACTTTAGAGGAGCGAGGGCTTTTGTAGCAATTGTTGAGGACTTGATGTCGAAAGGGATGAGTAACGCGCAAAAT GCTATCCTTGCTGGATGCTCAGCTGGTGGGTTGACTGCAATACTGAATTGTGATAGATTCCGAGCTCTCGTGCCTGCAAGGACCAAAGTCAAATGTCTTGCAGATGCTGGCTATTTTATCAATGC GAAGGATGTTTCTGGAGCTTCacatattgaaaatttctaCAGTGAAGTGGTTGCAACAcat GGATCAGCCAAGAATTTACCAACTTCCTGCACAtccaaaatgaaaccaggattG TGCTTCTTCCCTCAAAACGTGGTTCCACAAATTCAGACCCCTTTATTCATTATAAATGCCGCCTATGATTCGTGGCAG ATTAAGAATATTTTGGCGCCTGGAGTAGCTGATCGTCATGGAACCTGGCGGAGCTGCAAGCTTGATATCAAAAAATGCTCACCGAATCAACTCAAAATCATGCAAG ATTTCAGGCTGGAGTTCTTAAGAGCACTGAGCGCAGTCGGAACCTCTCCATCAAGAGGAATGTTCATAGATTCTTGCTATGCTCATTGCCAAGCTGGGACACAAGAGACGTGGCTGAGGAATGACTCTCCAGTAGTGGCAAAGACA TCGATTGCAAAGGCTGTTGGAGACTGGTATTACGAACGGCTTACGTTCCAAAAGATCGATTGCCCTTATCCCTGCAACCCGACTTGCCACAACAGGATATTCGATGCCAATGGACAATCTGAAGATTAG